The following proteins are co-located in the Maridesulfovibrio sp. genome:
- a CDS encoding TVP38/TMEM64 family protein: protein MKNKILIITFIAVVVALFFAFNLDSFLTLEYIKSSRQEFQLFYDQNPFLTVFSFFLVYVLVVGVNLPGATVLGLAGGALFGFTVGVLTISFASTIGATLACFFSRYLFRDYVQRKFGDRLEKVNRGIEEEGAFYLFTMRLIPAIPFVVINLLMGLTPIRLRTFYWVSQLGMLPGTMVYVNAGKELGRIDSLSGIVQPGVLISFALLGVFPLIVKKIVGLVKVRRNV, encoded by the coding sequence ATGAAAAATAAAATACTCATAATTACGTTTATTGCAGTTGTTGTGGCACTGTTTTTTGCCTTTAATTTGGATAGTTTCCTGACTCTTGAATATATCAAAAGTTCCAGGCAGGAGTTCCAACTTTTTTATGATCAGAACCCATTTTTAACTGTTTTTTCTTTTTTTCTGGTTTATGTGCTTGTTGTTGGAGTGAACCTTCCCGGCGCAACAGTGCTTGGATTGGCAGGGGGGGCTTTATTCGGCTTTACCGTAGGGGTGCTGACTATTTCATTTGCCAGCACTATCGGTGCCACACTCGCCTGTTTTTTTTCGCGTTATCTATTCAGGGATTACGTACAGCGTAAGTTCGGGGACCGGCTGGAAAAGGTTAACCGGGGCATCGAAGAAGAGGGTGCTTTTTATCTTTTCACAATGCGGCTTATCCCGGCTATTCCCTTTGTGGTTATCAATTTGCTTATGGGGCTTACCCCGATCAGATTGCGGACTTTTTATTGGGTTTCCCAACTGGGGATGCTGCCGGGGACAATGGTCTATGTTAATGCCGGAAAAGAACTCGGCCGGATTGATTCTCTTTCCGGTATTGTTCAGCCGGGAGTTTTAATTTCCTTTGCACTGCTGGGTGTATTCCCACTGATCGTGAAAAAAATCGTCGGGCTTGTTAAGGTCCGTCGGAATGTGTAA
- a CDS encoding cyclic nucleotide-binding domain-containing protein has product MMIVRTAPSIRTYHKGKVIFSEGQESKIAYMIKSGTVDIFKIIDKKKTVMGTLRRGDIFGEMSLLANQKRTASAEASSFCELVVLTEEMMNKLLKTSPETVRKMLKLLAKRVAATDMKASGAEQNDSFIALATILDLAYKEFAYTPRNKQQEIENYKMGLSVKSYTETVKSLAAFSNLEIESFLEIVFKLRLIDMKSVKKGDKSAFVERYINIKDFEQFIPHLRNLYKQMRELGANVDQRMTFMSFSDLAERTGSTPELIYKKLIKEEMPENLLFFNREKAIEWGKGKEPDFFKKFRRPRKALEDLESVEDLIFIDNPTLKKALEGFNFYKISILYSAMDQQGRDKLKRNVGKKVAQILLREPPSDRDPSDPEVLECCDELLDIVRKLKGVK; this is encoded by the coding sequence ATGATGATTGTAAGGACAGCACCAAGTATTCGGACCTACCATAAGGGTAAGGTCATTTTCAGCGAAGGGCAGGAAAGTAAGATCGCCTATATGATTAAGTCCGGGACTGTCGATATTTTTAAAATAATCGACAAGAAAAAGACTGTCATGGGAACCCTGCGTCGTGGTGATATCTTTGGCGAAATGTCTTTATTGGCTAATCAGAAACGTACGGCCAGCGCAGAGGCTTCCAGTTTTTGTGAATTAGTGGTGCTGACTGAAGAGATGATGAACAAGCTGCTTAAAACTTCTCCAGAAACAGTGCGCAAGATGCTTAAACTGTTGGCAAAGAGGGTTGCAGCTACTGACATGAAAGCATCCGGGGCAGAGCAGAATGATTCATTTATTGCCCTCGCAACTATTCTTGATCTCGCCTACAAGGAATTTGCTTACACTCCCCGCAATAAGCAGCAGGAAATTGAGAATTACAAGATGGGCCTTTCGGTTAAGTCCTATACCGAAACAGTCAAAAGCCTGGCTGCCTTTTCGAATCTTGAAATCGAGTCTTTTTTGGAGATTGTTTTCAAGCTTCGTCTGATTGATATGAAAAGTGTCAAGAAGGGTGATAAAAGTGCATTTGTTGAGCGCTATATAAATATTAAAGATTTTGAACAGTTCATTCCTCATCTGCGCAATCTGTACAAGCAGATGCGGGAACTTGGTGCGAATGTAGATCAGCGCATGACTTTTATGAGTTTTAGTGACTTGGCAGAAAGAACCGGAAGCACGCCGGAGCTGATTTATAAAAAGCTGATTAAGGAGGAAATGCCGGAAAATCTACTCTTTTTTAACCGGGAGAAAGCCATTGAGTGGGGCAAAGGCAAAGAGCCAGACTTTTTCAAGAAGTTTCGCAGGCCCCGCAAGGCCCTTGAAGATCTTGAGTCTGTGGAAGATCTTATCTTTATTGATAATCCGACCCTTAAAAAGGCTCTTGAAGGATTTAATTTTTATAAAATTTCAATTCTCTACTCGGCTATGGATCAGCAGGGCAGGGATAAGCTCAAGCGAAACGTAGGCAAAAAGGTTGCTCAAATTTTATTGCGTGAACCTCCTTCCGACCGTGATCCGAGTGATCCGGAAGTGCTTGAATGTTGTGATGAACTCCTTGATATTGTGCGTAAATTGAAGGGAGTGAAGTAG
- a CDS encoding cyclic nucleotide-binding domain-containing protein codes for MAAVRPQSKTYLKGDVIFREGDKGHVAYMIQSGTVNIVKNIKGKRQILATLGPGELFGEMAIISKCERVAGAEAASECVLLELTARLILLLLKKSHPTVFHLTRVLASRLARADRAVSESRSDNSWLTFCRLLHMKHRIFKTAPKREDSPIGITLEELSREYCEITNCSQHDVERHLKSAVGFNMVSVNKIASQSYLTIINPDDFLEIAKNLSEDINKYSGKVFLSDFIDINDFSAIVDSDPEMIYKKIGVGDFPEDICMLHKEATSKWVEKKGAQYFKETKRKRKSIDELEGVEDIIFVDIGTLKLVFRKLGYYKLGILLAIAGDEARKRILAAISTKIAAAITRDSRSSDAIDQSEADDVEEELIDMIREIKSSKKE; via the coding sequence ATGGCAGCAGTCAGGCCGCAATCTAAAACTTATCTTAAGGGCGATGTCATTTTCCGGGAAGGCGATAAGGGGCATGTTGCTTACATGATCCAATCCGGTACTGTGAATATTGTTAAAAATATTAAGGGAAAACGACAGATTCTTGCCACCTTGGGACCGGGTGAACTTTTTGGTGAAATGGCAATCATTTCTAAATGTGAAAGGGTTGCCGGGGCGGAGGCTGCATCAGAGTGCGTTTTGCTGGAGTTGACTGCGCGGTTGATTCTTCTGCTGCTTAAGAAAAGTCATCCTACAGTATTCCATCTGACCAGAGTGCTGGCTTCACGCCTTGCCCGTGCAGACCGTGCTGTCTCTGAAAGCCGCAGTGATAATTCATGGCTTACTTTCTGCCGCCTGCTGCATATGAAGCATCGTATTTTTAAAACTGCACCTAAGCGTGAGGATTCGCCTATAGGGATTACTCTTGAAGAGTTGTCCCGGGAATATTGCGAAATTACAAATTGCTCGCAGCACGATGTTGAACGCCACCTTAAATCCGCAGTAGGATTTAACATGGTTTCAGTCAATAAGATCGCCTCTCAGAGTTACCTGACAATCATTAATCCTGATGATTTCCTTGAGATTGCCAAGAATCTTTCAGAAGATATCAATAAGTACAGTGGTAAGGTTTTTCTGTCAGATTTTATTGATATTAATGATTTTTCAGCAATCGTCGATTCCGACCCGGAGATGATCTATAAAAAAATCGGGGTAGGTGATTTTCCTGAAGATATTTGTATGTTGCACAAGGAAGCAACTTCCAAATGGGTTGAGAAGAAGGGCGCTCAATACTTCAAAGAAACAAAACGCAAGCGCAAGTCCATTGATGAACTTGAAGGCGTTGAAGATATCATTTTTGTGGATATCGGAACTTTGAAGCTGGTTTTCCGCAAGCTTGGCTACTACAAGCTTGGCATTCTGCTGGCTATTGCCGGTGATGAAGCCAGAAAGCGCATTCTGGCAGCGATATCAACCAAGATTGCTGCAGCTATTACCCGTGATTCCCGTTCGTCCGATGCTATTGACCAGAGCGAAGCTGATGATGTGGAAGAAGAACTCATTGATATGATCAGGGAGATCAAGTCTTCGAAGAAAGAATAA
- a CDS encoding biotin--[acetyl-CoA-carboxylase] ligase: MITRITIISGKDSSPLPKTNPEDIFQSHPLWARDIENFGPWNGESAEYRTYSTWISGSRTGVPVAVCGSCVSSLDVAWRLNSLEDLSDWGSVLAVEQNTGRGQVRREWISPPGNVYGTIKWPSLPEVKPGEVRPVWNRILPLIVGYLTCNALRDLGVDAQLKWPNDILIDGKKAGGILIEERGNATMVGIGLNLSYAPERNLLRADHAVPAGKLNTDTMQLGPLETWVELIKHFRGNFEQIISMQNTDDFLYELQDRLVWFGEEVKIVDGPEGVDRGVICGLRSDGGLVVDHNGEQHEIYSGSVMPL; this comes from the coding sequence ATGATTACTCGAATTACTATTATCAGCGGTAAGGATTCCAGTCCTCTCCCTAAGACTAATCCGGAAGATATTTTTCAGTCCCACCCTTTATGGGCGCGTGATATTGAGAATTTCGGACCTTGGAACGGCGAGTCTGCTGAATACAGGACTTATTCAACATGGATATCAGGTTCAAGGACCGGAGTTCCTGTTGCTGTATGCGGTTCTTGTGTATCCAGCCTTGATGTTGCTTGGCGCCTGAATTCCCTTGAAGATCTTTCTGATTGGGGAAGTGTTCTGGCGGTAGAGCAAAACACCGGACGCGGGCAGGTTCGTCGAGAATGGATTTCTCCTCCCGGGAATGTGTACGGCACCATTAAGTGGCCTTCTCTTCCGGAAGTAAAGCCCGGTGAAGTCCGTCCTGTCTGGAATCGCATCCTTCCCTTAATTGTCGGCTACCTTACCTGTAATGCATTGCGTGATCTAGGTGTTGATGCCCAGCTTAAGTGGCCCAACGATATTTTAATCGACGGGAAGAAGGCTGGTGGTATACTCATTGAAGAGCGTGGAAATGCAACCATGGTTGGGATAGGCTTAAATCTGTCTTATGCACCTGAAAGAAACTTGCTTAGGGCTGACCATGCTGTTCCTGCCGGAAAGCTTAATACCGATACAATGCAGCTTGGTCCTCTGGAAACATGGGTTGAGTTGATCAAGCACTTCAGGGGCAATTTCGAGCAGATTATTTCCATGCAGAATACTGATGATTTTCTCTACGAGCTTCAAGACCGTCTGGTCTGGTTCGGTGAAGAGGTCAAGATAGTGGATGGTCCTGAAGGAGTTGATCGCGGTGTAATTTGCGGTCTGCGTTCTGATGGTGGACTCGTGGTTGATCACAATGGTGAGCAGCACGAGATATATTCTGGTTCTGTAATGCCTTTATAA